One window from the genome of Garra rufa chromosome 1, GarRuf1.0, whole genome shotgun sequence encodes:
- the ccdc47 gene encoding PAT complex subunit CCDC47 has translation MRHLVFLLPALLLLLALPDTRGRYNDDFDDGEDIAEFDDNDFAEFEDVSEDPAVDVEKEPPPRAAPSSIPVEDDEDEATVENEDGQDEFEDADGQDQDMYSKYDNEEFEGYEKTNPSFKDTLIYREVPAHLQNSWESYYMEILMVTGLLAYIMNYIIGKNKNSRLAQAWFNSHRELLESNFTLVGDDGTSKEATSTGKLNQENEHIYNLWCSGRVCCEGMLIQLKFLKRQDLLNVLARMMRPACDQVQVKVTLNDEDMDTFVFAVGSRKAMARMQKEMQDLSEFCGDKPKSGAKYGIPESLAILSEMGEVTDGVMDSKMVHYLTTHADKIESIHFSDQFSGPKVMQEEGQPLKLPETKKTLLFTFNVPGMGNTSPKDMDSLLPLMNMVIYSIDKVKKLRLNREGKQKADKNRARVEENFLKQTHAQRQEAAQTRREEKKRAEKERIMNEEDPERQRRLEEAAQRREQKKLEKKQMKMKQIKVKAM, from the exons ATGAGGCACCTGGTCTTCCTCCTCCCAgccctgctgctgctgctggccCTGCCGGACACTAGGGGACGCTACAATGATGACTTCGATGACGGTGAGGACATTGCCGAGTTTGATGACAATGACTTTGCAGAGTTTGAGGATGTCAGCGAAGACCCAGCAGTTGATGTTGAGAAAGAGCCCCCACCACGAGCAGCCCCCTCATCCATACCCGTAGAGGACGACGAAGACGAGGCCACGGTGGAGAACGAGGATGGCCAGGATGAGTTTGAAGATGCTGATGGACAG GATCAAGACATGTACAGCAAGTATGACAATGAGGAGTTTGAGGGCTATGAGAAGACCAACCCTTCATTCAAAGACACTCTTATATACAGAGAG GTTCCAGCACACCTTCAGAACAGCTGGGAGAGTTATTACATGGAGATCCTGATGGTCACGGGTCTTCTTGCTTATATTATGAACTACATAATTGGTAAAAACAAGAACAGCAGGCTTGCCCAGGCCTGGTTTAATTCCCACAGAGAACTTCTCGAGAGCAACTTCACCCTTGTGG GGGATGATGGTACCAGTAAGGAGGCCACCAGTACGGGAAAACTGAACCAGGAGAATGAACACATCTACAACCTGTGGTGTTCAGGACGTGTCTGCTGTGAAGGAATGTTGATTCAGCTTAAG tTTTTGAAAAGACAGGACCTGCTGAATGTGTTGGCCAGGATGATGAGACCAGCTTGTGATCAAGTG CAAGTTAAAGTGACTCTAAATGATGAAGACATGGACACGTTTGTGTTTGCCGTGGGGAGTCGGAAGGCCATGGCGCGGATGCAGAAGGAGATGCAGGACCTG AGTGAGTTCTGTGGTGATAAGCCCAAATCAGGGGCAAAATATGGCATCCCTGAATCTCTGGCCATTTTATCAGAAATGGGAGAGGTCACGGATGGAGTGATGGACTCCAAG ATGGTACATTACCTCACCACTCATGCTGACAAGATTGAGTCCATCCATTTTTCGGACCAATTCTCTGGTCCAAAAGTTATGCAAGA ggaaggTCAGCCCTTAAAGCTGCCCGAGACCAAGAAAACACTGCTGTTTACATTTAATG TGCCTGGGATGGGTAACACATCTCCCAAAGATATGGACAGTCTGCTGCCTCTGATGAACATGGTGATCTACAGCATCGACAAAGTCAAGAAGCTTCGCCTCAACAGAGAG GGCAAGCAGAAAGCAGACAAGAACCGTGCTCGCGTGGAGGAGAACTTCCTGAAGCAGACTCACGCTCAACGTCAGGAGGCCGCTCAGACGCGCCGCGAAGAGAAGAAGCGAGCGGAGAAGGAGAGGATCATGAACGAGGAGGATCCTGAGAGACAGCGCCGCTTagag GAAGCCGCTCAACGCCGCGAGCAGAAGAAGCTGGAGAAGAAGCAGATGAAAATGAAGCAGATCAAAGTGAAAGCCATGTGA